In the Loxodonta africana isolate mLoxAfr1 chromosome 1, mLoxAfr1.hap2, whole genome shotgun sequence genome, one interval contains:
- the IP6K3 gene encoding inositol hexakisphosphate kinase 3, which produces MVIQDSTDAGDGRVGVRLEPFLHQVGGHLSVMQYDEHTVCKPLISQEQKFYESLPLAMKRFTPQYKGTITVHLRRDSMGHLSLVANPLKENQGPFKVSTESAAVAIWQTLQQTTSGIGSGTHPLTQWQHAQLAHSLKESPAKALLRSEFHFNAEVSSPVEDTSGDQAARRSFNPWGLHCHQAHLTRLCSEHPENKRHRFLLLENVVSQYKHPCILDLKMGTRQHGDDASEEKKARHMRKCAQSTSACLGVRICGMQVYQTDKKYFLCKDKYYGRKLSVEGFRQALHQFLHDGTRLRTELLDPILHQLRALLLVIRSQSSYRFYSSSLLIIYDGQEPPERTLGGLHPQEAPQTALTKVDIRMIDFAHTTYKGSRNELTTYDGPDPGYIFGLENLIQILQDIEAGE; this is translated from the exons ATGGTCATACAGGACAGCACTGATGCAGGGGATGGAAGAGTAGGCGTGCGACTGGAGCCCTTCCTGCACCAGGTCGGAGGCCACCTGAGTGTGATGCAGTATGACGAACACACCGTGTGCAAGCCCCTcatctcccaggagcagaagttctATGAGTCCCTGCCACTAGCCATGAAGCGGTTCACTCCCCAGTACAAAG GCACCATCACAGTGCACCTCCGGAGAGACAGCATGGGTCACCTCAGCCTGGTTGCCAACCCACTGAAGGAGAACCAGGGGCCCTTCAAGGTCTCCACTGAGTCGGCAGCAGTAGCAATATGGCAGACGCTCCAGCAGACCACCAGTGGCATCGGCAGTGGCACCCACCCCCTCACCCAGTGGCAGCACGCCCAGCTGGCACACTCGCTCAAGGAGAG CCCAGCCAAGGCACTTCTGAGGTCCGAGTTCCACTTCAATGCTGAAGTCTCCTCACCAGTGGAAGACACCAGTGGGGACCAGGCCGCGAGAAGGAGCTTCAATCCGTGGGGCCTGCACTGCCACCAGGCCCACCTGACCCGGCTGTGCTCCGAGCACCCAGAGAACAAGCGGCACC GGTTCTTGTTGCTGGAAAACGTGGTGTCACAGTATAAGCATCCCTGCATCTTGGACCTGAAGATGGGGACACGACAGCATGGGGACGACGCGTCAGAGGAGAAAAAGGCCCGCCACATGAGGAAGTGCGCACAGAGCACTTCCGCCTGCCTGGGCGTACGCATCTGTGGCATGCAG gttTATCAAACTGATAAGAAGTACTTTCTCTGCAAAGACAAATACTatggaagaaaactctcagtcgAGGGGTTCAGACAAGCCCTCCATCAGTTCCTGCATGATGGGACCCGCCTCCGCACAGAGCTCCTGGATCCCATTCTGCACCAGCTCCGGGCCCTCCTCTTGGTCATTAGGAGCCAAAGCTCATACCGGTTCTACTCCAGCTCTCTCCTTATCATCTATGATGGGCAGGAGCCCCCAGAAAGAACCCTAGGCGGCCTGCATCCTCAAGAGGCTCCACAGACGGCCCTCACCAAAGTTGACATCCGGATGATCGACTTTGCTCATACGACAtacaaaggctccaggaatgagcTCACCACCTATGATGGACCAGACCCTGGCTATATTTTTGGCCTGGAAAACCTTATCCAGATCCTGCAGGATATCGAAGCAGGAGAATGA